In Alcaligenes faecalis, the sequence CCTGACGGTGCTTGATGGCTTGCAGGCAGAAGGCGAAGCCCTGCCCCTGGTCCTGTGGGCAGTAGGCGAAGAAGTGCGTACCCTGGCCCGTTTGTCACAAGCGCGTCAGCAAGGGCAGGACCTGTCCAACCTGTTTCGCCAATACCGCATTTTTGGCCCGCGCGAAAAACTCGTCCGTCAGGCCCTGGACCGCATCCCGCCTCAAAGCTGGCCCGCTTCGGTTCTGCATGCACACGATATAGACCGTTTGATCAAAGGCCTGCACCCCAACGGACGTCAGCAAGACCCGTGGGAAGAAATGCGCCGCCTGACCATGCGTATCGCGGTCGCGACACAAGCGCCCCGCCGCTAAGCGTCCGATACCCCCTTAACCTCTTAATTGTTGCGATAATGCTCTCTTGAACCGGAGAGTTACACGGCTATGAACGATATCACCCAGTCCTCTGCCGCCACCCAGGTCGGCGATCTGTCTTCCATGATGCAAGATTTGGGCAAGCGCGCCCAGCTTGCTGCCCGTCGCATGCGCGCCGCCACTGGCAAAGCCAAGGCCGACGCCCTGCGCTATATGGCTGATGCCCTGATTGAGCAGAAAGCCCAGTTGCAAGCAGCCAACGAGCTGGACTTGCAAGCGGCACGTGAACGTCAGATTGCCCCGGCCATGATCGAGCGTCTGGTCCTGTCGGATCGTGCCCTGGAAATTATGACCACAGGCCTGCGTCAGATTGCAGACATGGACGATCCGGTTGGCCAGATCAGCGCCTCGCGTACCCGTCCTAACGGCATGCGTGTCGCTCAGATGCGTGTGCCATTGGGTGTGATCGGCATCATTTACGAATCGCGCCCCAATGTCACCATTGACGCCGCCGCCCTGTGCCTGAAATCCGGCAATGCCACGATTCTGCGCGGCGGCAGCGAAGCGTTTCACTCCAACCAGGCTCTGGCCCAGATTATCTCCAGCAGCCTGGAACGTGCTGGTTTGCCCAAAGAAGCCGTACAAGTGGTTCCCACCACGGATCGCGATGCTGTTGGCCTGCTCGTAACCATGAACGACTACGTGGACGTGATTGTCCCGCGTGGTGGCAAGAGCCTGATCCAACGACTGAGCGCCGAAGCAACGGTTCCTCTGATCAAGCATCTGGACGGCAACTGCCACGTCTATGTGGATGAATTTGCCGATCTGGAAAAAGCGACCCGCATCGTGTTCAATGCCAAGACCTATCGCTACGGTATTTGCGGCACCATGGAAACCTTGCTGGTTCACCGCAGCATTGCACCGGCTTTCCTGCCAGAAATGGCCCGCCAATTGCAGGAAAAAGGGGTGGAGCTGCGTGGCTGTGAGCAGACCCGCGCTCTGGTCGCCAACGTGGCCCCTGCCACCGAGGAAGACTGGGAAACCGAATTTGCCGCAGCCATTCTGGCAATCCGTATTGTGGATTCCATGGACCAGGCCATGGACCATATTGCCCAGTACAGCTCCGAGCACACAGAATCCATCGTGACGGAAAACCTGAGTCTGGCCGAGCGCTTCCAGCGCGAAGTGGACTCCAGCTCCGTCATGGTGAACCTGCCTACCTGTTTTGCCGATGGCTTCGAGTACGGCCTGGGTGCAGAAATCGGTATTTCCACCAACCGTCTTCACGCCCGTGGCCCGGTTGGCCTGGAAGGTTTGACGACCTACAAATGGGTCTTGCATGGCAATGGCCAAATGCGTGGTTAAATCATGCTTTGGCTAAAAACATTTCACATCTTGTTTGTGACCTCCTGGTTTGCCGGGCTGTTCTACCTGCCCCGCATCTATGTCAATCTGGCCCAGGAGCAAGATGCCAAGACCTATGAAACGCTCTTGGGCATGGCCCGGCGCCTGTATCGCTTTATGGCCCCTTTGGCCATTTTGACTTTGCTGACAGGCCTGGGATTGTTTTTGTATTACGGCATAGGCAAAGGACAGGGCTGGATGCACGCCAAACTGACCCTGGTTTTGATCCTGTTTGCCTTTCACGGT encodes:
- a CDS encoding glutamate-5-semialdehyde dehydrogenase, translating into MNDITQSSAATQVGDLSSMMQDLGKRAQLAARRMRAATGKAKADALRYMADALIEQKAQLQAANELDLQAARERQIAPAMIERLVLSDRALEIMTTGLRQIADMDDPVGQISASRTRPNGMRVAQMRVPLGVIGIIYESRPNVTIDAAALCLKSGNATILRGGSEAFHSNQALAQIISSSLERAGLPKEAVQVVPTTDRDAVGLLVTMNDYVDVIVPRGGKSLIQRLSAEATVPLIKHLDGNCHVYVDEFADLEKATRIVFNAKTYRYGICGTMETLLVHRSIAPAFLPEMARQLQEKGVELRGCEQTRALVANVAPATEEDWETEFAAAILAIRIVDSMDQAMDHIAQYSSEHTESIVTENLSLAERFQREVDSSSVMVNLPTCFADGFEYGLGAEIGISTNRLHARGPVGLEGLTTYKWVLHGNGQMRG
- a CDS encoding CopD family protein; the protein is MLWLKTFHILFVTSWFAGLFYLPRIYVNLAQEQDAKTYETLLGMARRLYRFMAPLAILTLLTGLGLFLYYGIGKGQGWMHAKLTLVLILFAFHGVCGRYLRQFQQGQQSRSHVFFRWFNEIPVIVLLLVLILVVIKPF